The following are encoded together in the Apis mellifera strain DH4 linkage group LG4, Amel_HAv3.1, whole genome shotgun sequence genome:
- the GstS1 gene encoding glutathione S-transferase S1 isoform X1, with amino-acid sequence MSTYKLIYFNIPGLAEPIRFLLHQSGIKFEDKRIDIEEWPKIKSEMPLGQVPILEIDGKVYYQSKAISRLIAKRNNFYGSNDEEAFLVDATVETIDDLRQPITQHYWEKDHAFKAKLKINVDTKVPLLLNKLEEQVKKNKGYFVNGKLTWADLFYAAIEESLTDMLGYDLNKDHPELKKLSEKIKSLPNIKTYLKNRPKSMVIP; translated from the exons atgtccacgtataaattgatttatttcaatattcctGGTCTTGCCGAACCaattagatttcttcttcatcaaagtggaattaaatttgaagataaaagaattgataTCGAAGAATGGCCCAAGATTAAATctg aaatgccACTTGGACAAGTACCTATTTTGGAAATCGATGGTAAAGTTTATTATCAATCGAAGGCTATTTCTCGCTTGATCGctaagagaaataatttttacggtTCCAATGATGAAGAAGCTTTCCTTGTTGATGCTACTGTTGAGACTATAGACGATTTAAGACAAC CAATTACTCAACATTATTGGGAAAAGGATCATGCATTCAaggcaaaattgaaaatcaatgtTGATACCAAAGTTCCCTTGCTTCTGAACAAATTAGAAGAACAAGTAAAGAAGAACAAAGGATATTTTGTTAATGgaaag TTGACGTGGGCAGATCTTTTCTACGCAGCAATAGAGGAATCTTTGACCGACATGCTTGGATACGATTTGAATAAAGATCATCCTGAACTGAAGAAGTtgtctgaaaaaataaaatcattaccCAACATCAAAACATATTTGAAGAATCGACCCAAATCTATGGTCATACCTTAA